One window of Hydractinia symbiolongicarpus strain clone_291-10 chromosome 3, HSymV2.1, whole genome shotgun sequence genomic DNA carries:
- the LOC130635505 gene encoding uncharacterized protein LOC130635505 isoform X1, which produces MASNFRPCSNCQTNEGIKRCVRCKDAFYCTRECQVIHWKNGHKKMCTVREQEDENEGKIAELSVENETSNGRESLTCYGCFVKEASFRCSCCKKQIYCSRACQKNHWKQHKTKCISQNQEKKPGQIQCGREDELSAENLRKALKYFMTLPSEPKYLKEFPIPNFLSEYRQTYPNDVHCFMLEAIYDRHKTFGEIELSLNNMEWSIDLLVKKFHALSTDLFQFLAGKPPPGEIFKNRHYTNYPKNMYQLYRNTPVKEKKFEFGKTYVFIGYVDLLQLVMGVFTGDAGKKAAFFGFDMSEICVARSLIVYEMMKMQSSLDSILEVWFSTGWSKDTLKTFKNACTRVITSSKQTPNVRDLISHWRHATITLKEAVSRWQAVLLQNDPMGAVSSLLKKQDRIDFCRYELTGQIFGQLELQCHGNVSMFSMTSPFKHYNLQYGPFLQSFNFSKNFHYDGNLFRSLEIYYKSKLQALVKLVAEGKVECTLRVMTVQLENKDAIEHIQSLGPDHINWNNVADFMRKESFFNLAYACSTKKTTHSMHFLNWSTIVCGTHILEYDGNRLEFHMEQKKVLHGFFMKRHRDGYIPFLRKDALVVYPLDLSNSVLALKYRHKFLEYYFDVDEFDINITDICGPDICNCFQRWSQIFTLSFDIKKK; this is translated from the exons ATGGCATCGAATTTTAGACCTTGTTCAAACTGTCAAACAAACGAAGGTATCAAACGTTGTGTGCGATGCAAGGATGCATTTTACTGCACTCGTGAATGTCAAGTAATACATTGGAAAAATGGTCATAAGAAAATGTGTACAGTAAGAGAGCAAGAAGACGAAAATGAAGGCAAAATTGCTGAGCTGAGTGTTGAAAATGAGAC ATCCAATGGGAGAGAATCATTGACTTGTTATGGCTGCTTCGTGAAAGAGGCAAGTTTTCGTTGTAGCTGTTGTAAGAAACAAATATACTGCAGTAGGGCGTGTCAGAAAAACCATTGGAAGCAACATAAAACAAAATGCATTtctcaaaatcaagaaaaaaaacccGGGCAAATTCAATGCGGTAGGGAGGACGAATTATCAGCAGAGAATTTGAGAAAAGCTCTTAAATATTTCATGACATTACCATCAGagccaaaatatttaaaagaatttccAATTCCTAATTTTCTTTCAGAGTACCGCCAGACCTATCCTAATGATGTACATTGTTTTATGCTAGAGGCGATTTATGATCGTCATAAAACATTTGGTGAAATAGAACTATCATTGAACAATATGGAATGGAGTATAGATttacttgttaaaaaatttcatgCACTTTCAACTGACTTATTTCAGTTTTTGGCTGGAAAACCACCCCCGGGAGAAATATTCAAGAACCGTCATTACACCAATTATCCTAAGAACATGTATCAGTTGTATCGAAATACtcctgtaaaggaaaaaaaatttgagttCGGCAAAACTTATGTTTTTATTGGATATGTAGACCTACTTCAACTTGTAATGGGAGTATTTACAGGTGATGCAGGTAAAAAAGCTGCTTTCTTTGGATTTGACATGTCAGAGATATGTGTGGCTCGTTCATTGATTGTTTACGAAATGATGAAAATGCAGTCCAGCCTTGATTCAATACTAGAAGTTTGGTTCTCAACAGGATGGAGTAAGGATACATTAAAAACTTTCAAGAATGCATGCACTAGAGTAATTACCAGCTCAAAACAAACGCCAAATGTGAGAGATTTAATAAGTCATTGGAGGCATGCCACAAttacgctaaaagaagcagttAGCAGATGGCAAGCTGTTCTTTTGCAAAACGATCCAATGGGAGCTGTTAGTTCTTTGTTAAAGAAACAAGATCGTATTGATTTTTGTCGATACGAACTGACTGGACAAATATTTGGTCAACTAGAGTTACAATGTCATGGTAATGTCTCCATGTTTTCTATGACGTCTCCATTTAAGCATTACAATTTGCAATATGGTCCCTTCTTGCAATCTTTTAATTTCAGCAAGAACTTTCATTACGATGGTAACCTTTTTAGAAGTTTGGAAATATACTACAAATCCAAACTTCAAGCATTGGTGAAGTTAGTAGCGGAAGGTAAAGTAGAATGCACGCTTCGTGTAATGACAGTCCAGTTGGAAAACAAAGATGCCATAGAACATATTCAATCATTAGGACCTGATCACATTAACTGGAACAACGTGGCTGATTTCATGAGAAAAGAGTCCTTCTTTAACCTTGCTTACGCTTGCTCGACTAAAAAAACTACCCATTCTATGCATTTTTTGAATTGGTCTACAATTGTCTGTGGAACACATATACTTGAATATGATGGGAACCGGTTAGAATTCCACATGGAGCAAAAGAAAGTTTTACATGGTTTTTTCATGAAGCGTCATAGGGATGGCTACATTCCCTTTTTAAGGAAAGATGCTTTGGTCGTCTATCCCTTGGATTTAAGCAATAGCGTACTTGCGTTGAAGTATCGTCACAAGTTTTTGGAGTATTATTTTGACGTCGATGAATTCGATATAAACATAACTGACATTTGTGGACCAGATATATGTAATTGTTTTCAAAGATGGAGTCAAATATTTACCCTATCTTTTGACATTAAGAAGAAATAA